In Methanocalculus alkaliphilus, one DNA window encodes the following:
- a CDS encoding 3-isopropylmalate dehydratase: protein MLKGEAICLGSDIDTDLVIAGRYLRTKEKAVWAAHVFEDLDPALAPRLSGAVIVAGRNFGCGSSREQAPIALKEAGVVAVISPLFARIFFRNAINVGLPVLEANIPSCSDGDEITIDLEAGSFELGGTTYPFTPLSPRMREILHAGGLVNYWRGKA from the coding sequence ATGCTTAAAGGAGAGGCAATCTGCCTTGGATCCGACATCGATACCGATCTTGTCATTGCAGGCCGGTATCTCAGGACGAAGGAGAAGGCTGTATGGGCAGCCCATGTCTTTGAGGATCTCGATCCGGCACTCGCCCCCCGGCTCTCAGGCGCCGTCATCGTCGCAGGCCGGAACTTCGGCTGCGGCTCATCACGTGAACAGGCACCTATTGCCCTGAAGGAAGCAGGGGTTGTTGCCGTCATCTCTCCCCTTTTCGCCCGTATTTTCTTTAGAAACGCAATCAACGTCGGACTGCCGGTTCTTGAGGCCAATATCCCGTCATGCAGCGATGGTGATGAGATCACCATTGATCTCGAAGCCGGATCATTTGAGCTGGGTGGAACGACCTACCCGTTCACCCCCCTCTCCCCCCGTATGCGCGAGATCCTCCATGCCGGAGGCCTCGTCAATTACTGGAGGGGGAAGGCATGA
- a CDS encoding DUF7714 family protein, whose product MIFPPECKVVGHAFEKPVGDKVYFLSEYLVRRVEDGFELLKVTPDPDGTGMMRDILHEEVLSTADETVLYSERVNQHDRAGMVRRALSTGKRCTIFGAMDEHMNFVLDPDLSLFQKVHVYDIRPPRANLSVTIEELEEAGLLGELNCTFSHHIRDISTINADVFPCRAGGFTRTLDMDRMTGGERVAGCLTGKQLYEECYGTNYSRIDICPLSQVNEEPFIARCCRKERSGIGEYNGYFGAVVHWGASPKTVLDAVYGMVAAWREHHG is encoded by the coding sequence ATGATCTTTCCTCCCGAATGCAAGGTTGTCGGTCATGCCTTTGAGAAGCCTGTTGGAGATAAGGTGTACTTCCTCTCCGAATACCTCGTCAGGAGGGTCGAGGACGGGTTTGAACTCCTGAAAGTCACCCCGGATCCGGATGGCACCGGGATGATGCGCGATATTCTTCATGAAGAGGTGCTCTCGACCGCGGATGAGACGGTCCTGTACTCAGAGAGGGTCAATCAGCATGACCGGGCAGGCATGGTCCGGCGGGCTCTCTCGACCGGAAAACGGTGTACCATCTTCGGGGCGATGGATGAGCATATGAACTTCGTCCTCGATCCGGATCTCTCCCTCTTTCAAAAAGTCCATGTCTATGATATTCGGCCACCCCGGGCGAACCTCTCGGTAACCATCGAGGAGCTTGAAGAGGCCGGGCTTCTTGGAGAACTCAACTGCACCTTCTCCCATCACATCAGGGATATCTCAACGATCAATGCCGATGTCTTCCCCTGCCGGGCGGGAGGTTTCACCAGAACACTTGATATGGACCGGATGACAGGGGGTGAACGGGTCGCCGGATGTCTGACCGGGAAACAGCTGTATGAGGAGTGCTATGGCACAAACTACTCACGTATCGATATCTGCCCCCTCTCGCAGGTCAATGAAGAGCCGTTCATAGCCAGATGCTGCAGAAAAGAGAGGAGTGGTATCGGAGAGTATAACGGGTATTTTGGTGCTGTCGTTCACTGGGGCGCCTCCCCAAAGACCGTCCTCGATGCGGTCTATGGAATGGTTGCGGCATGGAGGGAACATCATGGTTAG
- a CDS encoding 3-isopropylmalate dehydratase/homoaconitate hydratase family large subunit, which yields MSRTLTERILQGNAGEYVDARVDRAYVHDGTGVLTLASFREMGVPIGIGPARISVLFDHICPANNGTTADLQRELRQYASSAGVLFSDCGGGICHQIMSEGCILPGEVVVGADSHSCTGGAFGAFATGVGATDMAAIWASGETWFRVPETIGISLDGSLSQSAEAKDVALTVVSRLGMEGATYAALEYTGPGAETIDMDGRLCICNMGVETGAKNALFYADPVCREYLAGYGHSVETQVPEDCSYREECTIDLDDIVPLVALPHRVDSTRPVADLAGTEVDQVLLGTCTNGRYTDLKRFAGMVRGSKVKVRTIVVPASAPVLLRATEDGIIADLIAAGCMVVTPGCGPCLGIHSGVLGEGEVCLSTANRNFKNRMGVGGEIYLASPATAAATALSGVITEPEVFHA from the coding sequence TGCCCGGGTGGACCGGGCATATGTTCATGATGGAACCGGGGTCCTTACCCTCGCCTCGTTTCGTGAGATGGGCGTGCCAATAGGAATCGGCCCGGCACGGATCTCGGTCCTCTTTGACCATATATGCCCGGCGAACAATGGAACGACCGCAGATCTCCAGCGCGAACTCCGGCAGTACGCCTCATCAGCAGGCGTCCTCTTCTCAGACTGTGGCGGGGGAATCTGCCACCAGATCATGAGCGAAGGGTGTATCCTCCCCGGTGAGGTGGTGGTAGGTGCAGATTCACACTCCTGTACAGGCGGTGCATTCGGGGCATTTGCAACCGGTGTCGGCGCCACAGACATGGCAGCAATCTGGGCTTCGGGAGAGACATGGTTCCGGGTTCCCGAGACGATCGGGATCTCACTGGATGGCAGCCTCTCGCAGAGTGCAGAAGCCAAAGATGTCGCATTAACCGTCGTATCACGCCTTGGAATGGAGGGTGCCACATATGCGGCACTCGAATACACCGGTCCGGGTGCAGAAACGATCGATATGGATGGGAGGCTCTGCATCTGCAATATGGGTGTTGAGACCGGGGCAAAAAATGCACTTTTTTATGCAGACCCGGTCTGTCGTGAGTACCTGGCAGGATATGGCCATTCCGTTGAGACGCAGGTGCCGGAAGACTGTTCCTATCGCGAAGAGTGTACTATCGATCTCGATGATATCGTCCCGCTCGTTGCGCTTCCCCACCGTGTCGATTCGACCCGTCCGGTCGCTGATCTGGCAGGGACAGAGGTGGACCAGGTTCTCCTTGGAACCTGCACAAACGGCAGGTATACAGATCTCAAACGGTTTGCCGGCATGGTCCGGGGATCAAAGGTGAAGGTCCGGACGATCGTCGTCCCGGCATCCGCCCCGGTCCTCCTCCGTGCCACAGAGGATGGTATCATCGCCGATCTCATCGCTGCAGGCTGCATGGTGGTGACACCGGGGTGCGGTCCCTGCCTTGGCATTCATAGTGGTGTCCTCGGTGAAGGGGAGGTCTGCCTCTCGACGGCAAACCGTAACTTCAAAAACCGGATGGGCGTCGGTGGAGAGATCTACCTGGCATCTCCCGCGACCGCCGCGGCGACTGCCCTGAGCGGCGTTATCACCGAACCGGAGGTCTTCCATGCTTAA
- a CDS encoding deoxyribonuclease IV → MVCVGVHVSIAGSIDRAVSRAVGKGCDTFQIFSRNPRGWQYKPLPDDLATGFREACAAAAISSPVVHMPYLPNLSSEKDEIYQKSVESLNVELLRCSQLGIPYLVTHLGHHGISGKSNGQKRVVDAINTALHAADPGVTLVLENTAGEKNSVGSDLEGLAAIIGEIEDQKRIAVCFDTCHAHAAGYDLRSEEAVGTTFDLFDAEVGLDRLSIIHLNDAKGQLGSGLDRHEHIGLGAIGEEGIRAILHHPRLRHLLFIMETPEDDRRDDAGNIAEVRRLAA, encoded by the coding sequence ATGGTATGTGTCGGTGTCCATGTCTCGATCGCCGGATCGATCGATCGTGCCGTCTCGCGTGCTGTTGGGAAGGGTTGCGATACCTTTCAGATCTTCTCACGAAACCCGCGCGGATGGCAGTATAAACCTCTTCCAGATGACCTGGCAACCGGCTTCCGGGAGGCATGTGCCGCGGCGGCCATCTCCTCTCCTGTTGTTCATATGCCGTACCTCCCAAACCTCTCCTCAGAAAAAGATGAGATATACCAAAAGTCCGTCGAAAGCCTGAATGTGGAGCTCTTGCGCTGTTCACAGCTTGGGATTCCCTACCTGGTAACCCATCTCGGCCACCATGGTATCTCAGGGAAATCGAATGGGCAGAAGCGGGTTGTTGATGCCATTAATACCGCTCTTCATGCGGCTGATCCCGGCGTCACCCTTGTTCTTGAAAATACTGCCGGTGAGAAGAACTCGGTCGGGAGTGATCTCGAAGGGCTTGCGGCGATCATTGGAGAGATCGAGGATCAGAAGAGGATAGCCGTCTGCTTTGATACCTGTCATGCCCATGCGGCAGGGTACGATCTCAGATCAGAGGAAGCGGTCGGTACAACCTTCGATCTCTTCGATGCGGAGGTCGGCCTTGATCGCCTCTCCATCATCCATCTCAATGATGCAAAAGGGCAGCTCGGGTCTGGGCTTGACCGGCATGAGCATATTGGCCTTGGTGCCATCGGGGAGGAGGGGATTCGGGCTATCCTCCACCACCCCCGGCTCCGGCATCTCCTCTTCATCATGGAGACGCCGGAGGATGATCGCCGGGATGATGCCGGCAATATCGCAGAGGTCCGCAGGCTTGCTGCCTAA
- a CDS encoding isocitrate/isopropylmalate dehydrogenase family protein, with protein sequence MVRIAVVPGDGIGSEVIPVAQAVLASLHPDWDFFEVEVGYARWQREKTACTDDDIRAMRSADAILFGAVTTPPDPCYDSVILKIRQDLDLYANLRPVKGEGFDIMVVRENSEGLYSGIEWRERDRACTVRVVSVAGSMRIGRYASRLAAARGVPLTIGNKANVIKSDILFREICSAEASRAGVPYESRYIDALALDILMHPGRYHVIVTTNIFGDILSDVAGYLVGGLGMLPSANIGDQHALFEPVHGSAPDIAGQGIANPIAAVRSAAMLLDHLGYVGEAARIEEAILSLLHSGIRTPDLGGEATTEEFGAALLLALGF encoded by the coding sequence ATGGTTAGGATCGCTGTTGTTCCCGGCGACGGCATCGGAAGTGAGGTGATCCCGGTTGCACAGGCAGTACTCGCCTCCCTTCACCCCGACTGGGACTTCTTTGAGGTCGAGGTCGGGTATGCCAGATGGCAGAGGGAAAAAACAGCATGCACAGATGATGATATCAGGGCGATGAGGAGTGCGGATGCGATCCTCTTTGGTGCGGTAACGACACCTCCTGATCCCTGCTATGACTCCGTCATCCTGAAGATCAGGCAGGACCTTGATCTCTATGCCAACCTCCGCCCTGTGAAAGGTGAGGGCTTTGATATCATGGTGGTGCGTGAGAATTCAGAGGGCCTCTACTCCGGGATCGAGTGGCGCGAGCGGGATCGCGCCTGCACGGTCCGCGTCGTCTCGGTCGCCGGGAGTATGCGTATCGGGCGGTACGCCTCCCGCCTGGCAGCGGCACGAGGGGTTCCCCTTACCATCGGGAATAAGGCAAATGTCATTAAATCTGATATCCTCTTCCGGGAGATCTGCTCGGCCGAGGCATCCCGGGCAGGGGTGCCCTATGAATCACGGTACATCGATGCCCTCGCCCTTGACATCCTGATGCATCCGGGTCGCTACCATGTCATCGTAACCACCAACATCTTCGGGGATATCCTCTCCGATGTCGCCGGGTATCTCGTCGGCGGGCTCGGCATGCTCCCTTCAGCCAATATCGGGGATCAGCATGCCCTCTTTGAGCCTGTCCATGGTTCGGCACCGGATATCGCAGGCCAGGGCATCGCAAACCCGATCGCCGCCGTCAGGAGTGCGGCGATGCTCCTCGATCACCTCGGGTATGTCGGTGAGGCAGCGAGGATTGAGGAGGCGATACTGTCTCTCCTCCACTCAGGGATCAGAACCCCCGATCTCGGTGGAGAGGCAACGACAGAGGAATTTGGAGCCGCTCTTCTTCTGGCACTCGGATTCTGA
- the endA gene encoding tRNA-intron lyase: protein MKATYDGTMIHTGTEGRSLYEQGGYGRPTPAGLSLSPEEALYLLQRGKIDPVGFDFDSLLRKSAEKKNFLRSFIVYRDIRERGYAVQAGPHDFRVFRRGQKPGKGTTQYLVRVLSERDPIIFSSLLREVATAENMRKNYLLAVVDDEEELTYYDLRFHRPKARDVIPLPEGIEGIPLGTQVIVHGEGGDQLQSQWYGTRLDPGRLLLSPPEALYLLDTGVLLFNGGSTVRDAYYASALSGDTELVEKLLVYTMLRNLGFTPRTGYKFGHHFRVYTESDRHSEMLVHAIPDGAELAISTISRSVRMAHSVKKKMLFACVQSDEIVYIEFARIKL, encoded by the coding sequence GTGAAGGCGACATACGATGGAACAATGATTCATACCGGCACAGAGGGGCGATCTCTCTATGAGCAGGGCGGGTATGGGCGGCCGACACCAGCGGGCCTCTCCCTCTCTCCTGAAGAGGCGCTCTACCTCCTTCAGAGAGGGAAGATCGATCCGGTCGGGTTTGATTTCGACTCACTTCTCCGGAAGTCCGCAGAGAAGAAGAATTTTCTGCGGTCATTCATCGTCTACCGTGATATCCGTGAGCGCGGATATGCGGTACAGGCAGGTCCCCATGACTTCCGGGTCTTCCGGCGCGGTCAGAAGCCGGGGAAGGGGACGACCCAGTACCTCGTCCGTGTCCTCTCGGAACGCGATCCCATCATCTTCTCATCACTCCTTCGTGAGGTGGCAACGGCTGAGAATATGCGGAAGAATTACCTCCTTGCCGTCGTCGATGATGAAGAGGAACTGACCTATTATGATCTCAGATTTCATCGCCCAAAAGCACGGGATGTCATCCCTCTCCCTGAAGGTATTGAAGGTATTCCTCTTGGAACACAGGTGATCGTTCATGGCGAAGGGGGCGATCAGCTCCAGTCTCAGTGGTATGGAACACGGCTCGATCCGGGCCGCCTCCTTCTCTCGCCCCCTGAAGCATTGTATCTCCTCGACACCGGTGTGCTCCTCTTCAACGGCGGCTCAACCGTTCGTGATGCATATTACGCCTCTGCCCTCTCCGGCGACACCGAACTTGTCGAGAAGCTCCTCGTCTATACCATGCTGCGAAACCTCGGCTTTACGCCCCGTACCGGATACAAGTTCGGCCACCACTTCAGGGTCTATACAGAGAGTGACCGCCACTCCGAGATGCTCGTCCATGCGATCCCTGATGGTGCGGAGCTTGCAATCAGTACCATCTCACGTTCAGTCAGAATGGCACACAGTGTCAAAAAGAAGATGTTGTTTGCCTGTGTACAAAGTGACGAGATCGTGTACATCGAATTTGCACGGATAAAATTGTGA